From Psychrobacillus sp. FSL K6-2836, a single genomic window includes:
- a CDS encoding shikimate kinase, whose product MYKVYLVGFMGSGKSVIGRRLSFFLKMPYYDMDKEIVRLQNRTIPEIFEQEGEAYFRKVETDFLENFRNESCIISTGGGVAMNEKNIEVMRRTGLVLYLDATFEDIWMRIKHDKNRPIVQNSTKEELEQLFKTRKWFYKKAAHITIRTEHRPLRQITEYAGYQVNRLKGG is encoded by the coding sequence ATGTATAAAGTATATTTAGTTGGATTTATGGGTAGTGGTAAGAGTGTAATTGGTAGAAGATTGAGCTTTTTTTTAAAAATGCCCTACTACGATATGGATAAGGAAATTGTAAGATTGCAAAATAGGACGATTCCTGAGATATTTGAGCAAGAGGGAGAAGCGTACTTTCGTAAAGTAGAGACTGACTTTCTTGAAAATTTCCGAAACGAATCGTGCATCATTTCAACAGGTGGCGGGGTTGCCATGAACGAAAAAAATATCGAAGTGATGCGAAGAACTGGGCTTGTACTTTATTTAGATGCAACTTTTGAAGATATTTGGATGAGAATAAAACACGACAAAAACAGACCGATTGTGCAGAATAGTACAAAGGAAGAATTAGAACAATTATTTAAAACGAGGAAGTGGTTTTATAAAAAGGCGGCACATATAACGATTCGAACGGAACATAGACCACTAAGACAAATAACAGAATACGCTGGATACCAAGTAAATCGACTAAAAGGCGGATGA
- a CDS encoding DUF2626 family protein, which produces MGNMYKVMAFWTGIFAVMFYLGDMPEASLLFLANTGLFLLLGFLNLSERMYMYIFGAYLMFFFAGFTYYTTFMHVPGAGH; this is translated from the coding sequence ATGGGCAATATGTATAAAGTAATGGCTTTCTGGACAGGGATTTTTGCAGTTATGTTTTATTTAGGTGATATGCCAGAAGCTTCTTTACTATTTTTAGCAAATACGGGATTATTCCTTCTTTTAGGGTTCTTAAACCTTTCAGAACGTATGTATATGTACATCTTCGGAGCTTACTTAATGTTCTTCTTCGCAGGATTTACATATTACACGACATTCATGCACGTACCAGGTGCAGGACATTAA
- a CDS encoding ribosomal maturation YjgA family protein: MKFTNEPKRIYYAIAILFSIVLGLASRYINALPNFIVNHAGDTLWAIMVYFLFRFIFVRNSQYLALWQGFIFCFFIEFSQLYQVDWINTIRGTLLGALILGKGFLVVDLMRYSIGLVLACMMDKWLSYLNNRAKLEKL; encoded by the coding sequence TTGAAGTTTACTAATGAGCCGAAAAGGATTTACTATGCAATTGCTATTTTGTTCTCCATTGTACTTGGTCTAGCAAGTAGATATATTAATGCTCTGCCTAATTTTATCGTGAATCATGCTGGCGATACACTTTGGGCCATAATGGTGTATTTTCTATTTCGCTTTATCTTTGTACGGAACAGTCAATATTTGGCATTATGGCAAGGCTTTATTTTTTGTTTTTTTATTGAATTTAGTCAGCTCTACCAGGTAGATTGGATAAATACAATTCGAGGTACTTTGCTTGGTGCTCTAATTCTTGGTAAAGGTTTCCTTGTTGTAGATTTAATGCGTTATTCTATTGGTCTTGTTTTAGCTTGTATGATGGATAAATGGCTTTCTTATTTAAATAATAGGGCTAAACTTGAAAAACTATAA
- the comGA gene encoding competence type IV pilus ATPase ComGA, whose protein sequence is MQQVENLIEQKCFRLLIKAHKFGASDLHVIPNEEDYIYYFKKNSQMFEAGKLPLNIGERIISFFKFLSSLDISEKRKPQSGSFQQVFNSHKFSFRVSTLPSIFGKESMVIRLQQHDNAKIIHSLSLYRDATEKIVELANNRQGLILFVGPTGSGKSTTMYSLTKYCAENLNRHVISLEDPVENSQSHLLQIQVNERSGVTYSTGLKAILRHSPDVIMIGEIRDEATAKAAIQAALTGHLVVSTIHAKDGVGSLYRLLDLGITAEELRQTITGIVTQRLVVASVGVESELSAVFEILSDELLEGAFQSILVGKTFHIPYTLSLSYQIERGVREGVIEKG, encoded by the coding sequence ATGCAACAAGTAGAAAATCTAATAGAACAAAAATGTTTTCGATTACTGATAAAAGCCCATAAATTTGGTGCATCCGATTTACACGTGATTCCTAACGAGGAAGACTACATTTATTACTTCAAAAAAAATTCTCAAATGTTTGAAGCGGGCAAGCTCCCTTTGAATATAGGAGAGCGTATCATTTCATTCTTCAAGTTTTTATCCTCTCTTGATATCAGCGAAAAAAGAAAGCCACAAAGCGGTTCCTTTCAACAAGTATTCAATTCTCATAAATTCTCATTTCGTGTTTCTACACTTCCCTCTATTTTCGGAAAAGAAAGTATGGTAATTCGCCTCCAACAGCATGACAACGCCAAAATTATTCATTCCCTCTCTTTATATAGGGATGCAACGGAAAAAATTGTAGAACTTGCCAATAATCGTCAAGGACTAATCTTATTCGTTGGTCCTACTGGATCTGGAAAGTCCACTACAATGTATTCGCTTACCAAATACTGTGCAGAAAATTTAAATCGACATGTAATTTCTTTAGAAGACCCAGTCGAAAATAGTCAATCTCATTTACTTCAAATCCAAGTAAATGAACGTTCAGGAGTAACCTATTCCACAGGTTTAAAGGCTATACTGCGCCATTCACCAGATGTGATTATGATAGGGGAGATTAGGGATGAGGCCACTGCTAAAGCAGCTATACAAGCAGCGCTAACAGGTCATCTTGTAGTGTCAACCATTCATGCAAAGGACGGCGTAGGATCTCTTTATCGTCTATTAGATTTAGGAATCACCGCAGAAGAGTTAAGGCAAACCATTACTGGTATCGTTACTCAAAGACTAGTCGTTGCTTCAGTAGGAGTAGAATCTGAATTATCTGCAGTGTTTGAAATTCTTTCAGATGAATTGTTAGAGGGAGCATTTCAATCTATTCTTGTAGGTAAAACCTTCCATATTCCATATACACTTTCTTTATCCTATCAAATTGAGAGAGGGGTAAGAGAAGGTGTTATTGAAAAAGGTTAA
- the comGF gene encoding competence type IV pilus minor pilin ComGF, which translates to MYATHKMKIRDQSGYTLLEGILHLAVFMLFAQVLAGTMWWLTKTEANVTDTTETEWALFIQYVDSFLTEVDFIVVYENSRGITIGKDQISYRVESYKNLIRKIKNLVGHEQMLFNIESLFVEIEGNSLRMKVDFLNGIEKEHVFYVTFRTE; encoded by the coding sequence ATGTATGCCACTCATAAAATGAAAATCCGTGATCAATCAGGTTACACTTTACTGGAGGGAATTCTTCATTTAGCCGTGTTTATGCTGTTTGCTCAAGTGTTGGCAGGTACTATGTGGTGGTTAACTAAAACGGAGGCAAATGTGACCGATACTACCGAAACAGAATGGGCATTGTTTATCCAGTATGTAGATTCTTTTTTAACGGAAGTGGACTTTATCGTAGTTTATGAAAATTCAAGAGGGATTACGATCGGAAAAGATCAAATAAGTTATAGAGTGGAGTCTTATAAAAACTTAATACGTAAAATAAAAAATTTGGTTGGTCATGAACAAATGTTATTTAATATTGAATCTCTATTTGTTGAAATAGAAGGAAACTCATTGCGAATGAAGGTGGATTTTTTGAATGGTATAGAAAAGGAGCATGTATTTTATGTTACATTTCGTACAGAATGA
- a CDS encoding DinB family protein, with product MHKILGKDEFAPYYQSYVELVSEGDFHDLLVEGIDKTSNLVSQIPEEQGMFRYADNKWTIKELLGHMADTERIMAHRLLSVVRGDAVSLPGFDEETYVQAASFNKQTINDLLQNLQAVRRSTIHLVKSIEADCMLKSGTANNCNVTARALIVIILGHELHHCNILKERYLSRINGQAD from the coding sequence ATGCATAAAATACTAGGAAAAGATGAGTTTGCCCCGTATTATCAAAGTTATGTTGAATTAGTTTCTGAAGGGGATTTTCATGATTTGTTGGTAGAGGGAATTGATAAAACTAGTAACTTGGTCTCCCAGATACCTGAGGAGCAGGGAATGTTCCGATATGCCGATAATAAATGGACTATTAAAGAATTGCTTGGCCATATGGCAGACACAGAACGAATAATGGCTCATAGACTATTATCAGTTGTACGAGGAGATGCAGTTTCACTTCCTGGTTTTGACGAAGAAACCTATGTACAGGCAGCCTCATTTAATAAGCAAACGATAAATGATTTACTGCAAAACCTACAAGCTGTTCGTAGGTCAACTATTCACTTAGTAAAAAGCATAGAAGCTGACTGCATGCTAAAAAGTGGAACTGCGAATAACTGTAATGTAACTGCCCGAGCACTTATTGTGATAATCCTTGGCCATGAGCTACATCATTGCAATATTTTAAAGGAACGTTATTTATCCCGTATTAACGGGCAGGCCGATTAA
- the gcvPB gene encoding aminomethyl-transferring glycine dehydrogenase subunit GcvPB: MHKDNQPLIFEITKEGRVGYNLPELDVPEVDLSTLLPEGMQRVEEAELPEVSELDIMRHYTALSNRNHGVDTGFYPLGSCTMKYNPKINESVARFPGFANIHPLQDEASVQGAMELMYDLQEHLIEITGMDEVTLQPAAGAHGEWTALMMIRAFHEANGDTHRTKVIVPDSAHGTNPASATVAGFETITVKSNEDGLVDLEDLRRVVGPDTAALMLTNPNTLGLFEETILELAEIIHGVGGKLYYDGANLNAVMSKARPGDMGFDCVHLNLHKTFTGPHGGGGPGSGPVGVKADLIPFLPSPVLVKEDDKYTFDYNRPQTIGRVKPFYGNFGINVRAYTYIRSMGPDGLKAVTEYAVLNANYMMRRLEEHFDLPYNRHCKHEFVLSGRRQKKLGVRTLDMAKRLLDFGYHPPTIYFPLNVEEGMMIEPTETESKETLDAFCDAMIQIAIEVEENPEIVQNAPHTTVINRLDETKAARKPVLRYTKA; this comes from the coding sequence ATGCATAAGGATAATCAACCACTAATTTTTGAAATCACAAAAGAAGGCCGTGTAGGATATAACCTACCTGAACTTGATGTACCTGAAGTAGATTTATCAACTCTTTTACCAGAAGGTATGCAACGCGTTGAAGAAGCTGAATTACCAGAAGTATCTGAGCTTGATATTATGCGTCATTATACCGCATTATCGAACCGTAATCATGGTGTAGATACAGGATTTTATCCACTTGGATCTTGTACGATGAAATACAATCCGAAGATTAATGAGTCGGTTGCTCGTTTCCCAGGGTTCGCAAATATTCATCCATTACAAGATGAAGCTTCTGTTCAAGGTGCAATGGAGTTAATGTACGATCTTCAAGAGCATTTAATCGAAATTACTGGAATGGATGAAGTGACGCTTCAACCTGCTGCAGGCGCACATGGTGAATGGACTGCTCTAATGATGATTCGTGCATTCCATGAAGCAAATGGTGATACACATCGTACAAAAGTAATTGTACCTGACTCTGCGCATGGAACAAATCCTGCTTCAGCAACAGTTGCAGGTTTTGAAACGATTACAGTTAAATCGAATGAGGATGGCTTAGTAGACTTGGAGGATTTACGTCGTGTTGTCGGTCCAGATACTGCTGCATTAATGCTAACAAATCCAAATACATTAGGTTTATTCGAAGAAACTATTTTAGAATTAGCTGAAATTATCCACGGTGTTGGTGGTAAATTATATTATGATGGTGCGAATTTAAATGCAGTTATGTCTAAAGCACGTCCAGGGGATATGGGCTTTGACTGTGTTCACTTGAACTTGCATAAAACATTCACAGGTCCACACGGCGGTGGAGGTCCGGGTTCAGGTCCAGTAGGGGTAAAAGCTGACTTAATTCCGTTCTTACCAAGCCCTGTGCTAGTAAAAGAAGATGACAAATATACATTTGACTATAATCGTCCTCAAACTATTGGTCGCGTAAAACCTTTCTATGGTAACTTTGGTATTAATGTTCGTGCATACACGTATATTCGTTCAATGGGTCCAGATGGTCTTAAAGCGGTAACGGAGTATGCAGTATTAAATGCTAACTATATGATGAGACGCTTAGAAGAGCATTTTGACCTTCCTTATAATCGTCATTGTAAGCATGAATTCGTTCTAAGTGGCCGCCGTCAGAAGAAACTTGGCGTTCGTACACTAGATATGGCAAAACGTTTGCTTGACTTTGGTTATCACCCACCTACAATCTACTTCCCATTAAATGTAGAAGAGGGCATGATGATCGAACCAACAGAAACTGAGTCAAAAGAAACATTAGATGCATTCTGTGATGCAATGATCCAAATTGCGATAGAAGTAGAAGAAAATCCAGAAATCGTTCAAAATGCTCCGCATACTACGGTTATTAATCGTTTAGATGAAACAAAAGCTGCTCGTAAGCCAGTATTGAGATATACAAAAGCATAA
- the gcvT gene encoding glycine cleavage system aminomethyltransferase GcvT, producing MEIVKEEIILAEQLKRTPLFDVYANYGGKTIDFGGWELPVQFSSIKAEHEAVRTKAGLFDVSHMGEIILTGTDSEEYLQKLMTNDVSKLVDGQAQYSAMCYKDGGIVDDLLIYKIEDNHYLLVVNAGNIEKDYNWMLENVIGDVTLVNKSEDYGLLALQGPLAQVILQKLTTKNLDEIGFFRFANNVEVAGKNVIISRTGYTGEDGFELYASANDVTDLWGSILDAGSEEGILPCGLGARDTLRFEACLPLYGQELTKDISPLEANIGFVVKLKKEQDFNGKSILLEQKENGVPRKSIGIEMIDKGIPRTGYPVFVDNKQIGHVTSGTQSPTLKKNIGLAIIDATFAELGQEVEIEIRNKRLKAVTVATPFYKREK from the coding sequence ATGGAAATAGTGAAGGAGGAGATTATTTTGGCAGAACAGTTGAAACGAACACCTTTATTTGATGTATATGCAAATTACGGAGGAAAGACCATTGACTTCGGAGGCTGGGAGCTTCCAGTCCAATTCTCAAGTATCAAGGCCGAGCACGAAGCAGTGAGAACGAAAGCTGGATTGTTTGATGTTTCTCATATGGGAGAAATAATCCTAACAGGTACAGATAGTGAAGAATATCTTCAAAAGCTTATGACGAATGATGTCTCAAAATTAGTAGATGGCCAGGCACAATACTCAGCCATGTGTTATAAGGACGGCGGAATTGTAGACGATTTATTAATTTATAAAATTGAAGACAATCATTATCTTCTTGTTGTAAACGCTGGTAATATTGAAAAAGATTATAATTGGATGCTAGAAAATGTAATTGGAGATGTAACACTAGTAAATAAATCAGAAGATTATGGTTTACTTGCTTTACAAGGACCGTTAGCACAAGTCATTTTACAAAAGCTTACTACCAAAAATTTAGACGAAATTGGATTCTTCCGTTTTGCAAACAATGTCGAAGTGGCTGGTAAAAATGTGATTATCTCAAGAACTGGCTATACAGGGGAAGATGGATTTGAACTATATGCTTCTGCAAATGATGTAACAGATCTTTGGGGCAGTATTTTAGATGCAGGTAGTGAGGAAGGTATTCTTCCATGCGGTTTAGGTGCTCGTGATACTTTGCGTTTTGAAGCTTGTTTACCACTATATGGTCAAGAACTAACGAAAGATATTTCGCCACTTGAAGCTAATATTGGTTTTGTTGTAAAACTAAAAAAAGAACAAGATTTTAATGGTAAATCAATTTTACTTGAGCAAAAAGAGAACGGTGTACCAAGGAAAAGTATTGGTATCGAAATGATTGATAAAGGAATTCCTCGTACGGGATATCCAGTATTCGTAGATAACAAGCAAATTGGGCATGTTACATCGGGTACACAATCACCTACACTTAAGAAAAATATTGGTTTAGCTATAATTGACGCAACATTTGCAGAACTTGGGCAAGAGGTAGAAATTGAAATAAGAAATAAACGACTAAAAGCAGTTACAGTAGCAACTCCATTTTATAAAAGAGAAAAATAA
- a CDS encoding helix-turn-helix transcriptional regulator, with protein sequence MPNTLKLTNALADETRYSIYQYIVKQAQSVNVQQIAEQFSIHPNVARLHLTKLNDSKLITSELLNSKKGGRPARIYTLADQPIYLSFPKQENHLLLEWLLELVETMGTEALDKAKNISYNSGYNSIHQSLLADPNFEQKIELLSAAALSVGYIPNIENKEDKQIITFSIFNCPYKGQLSKHPHIICSIHESFLKGQFDALFPNNEFIQLESKQNHCSNCVYQIEVL encoded by the coding sequence ATGCCAAATACTTTAAAGCTCACAAATGCTTTAGCAGATGAAACTAGGTATTCCATTTATCAATATATCGTAAAACAAGCACAATCAGTAAATGTGCAACAAATTGCAGAACAATTCAGCATCCATCCTAATGTAGCGAGACTCCATCTAACTAAACTAAATGATTCTAAGCTAATTACTTCTGAGTTACTTAATAGTAAAAAAGGCGGTCGCCCGGCAAGAATATATACACTTGCAGATCAACCAATTTACTTAAGTTTTCCTAAGCAAGAGAATCATTTACTATTAGAGTGGTTATTAGAATTAGTAGAAACTATGGGAACAGAAGCGCTTGATAAAGCAAAAAATATTAGCTATAATTCTGGTTACAATTCTATACATCAGTCATTATTAGCAGATCCGAACTTCGAACAAAAAATAGAGCTGCTATCTGCTGCAGCACTCTCTGTGGGTTATATTCCTAATATCGAGAACAAGGAAGATAAACAAATTATTACATTCTCTATTTTCAATTGTCCTTATAAAGGGCAACTATCCAAACATCCACATATTATTTGTAGTATTCATGAATCCTTTTTAAAAGGACAGTTTGATGCTTTGTTCCCAAATAATGAATTCATTCAGCTGGAAAGTAAACAAAATCACTGTAGCAATTGCGTATATCAAATAGAAGTTCTATAA
- the gcvPA gene encoding aminomethyl-transferring glycine dehydrogenase subunit GcvPA gives MKHRYLPMTEQDQREMLDVIGISSIDELFADIPEKVRFKGEYNIKPAKAESALLKELGQLASKNADSKQYASFLGAGVYDHFKPIIVDHVISRSEFYTAYTPYQPEISQGELQAIFEFQTMICELTGMDIANSSMYDGGTALAEAGNLAAGHTRRKKLIVSEAVHPEYVDVVKMYAKGQNVQVITVPTKDGVTDLAKLEELVDEETAAVLVQYPNFFGQIEDLAKVEQLTHAQKALFVVSANPLALGVLTPPGKFGADITVGDAQVFGISEAFGGPHCGFFAVNSKLMRKVPGRLVGETTDEEGRRGYVLTLQAREQHIRRDKATSNICSNQALNALAASVAMTALGKNGVKEMATQNIVKTHYAKQSFEKAGFEVPYQGAHFNEIVVKVNGSIADANKGLLEKGIIGGFDLGRVNTDLKNHVLIAVTEQRTKEEIDALVQEMGALYA, from the coding sequence ATGAAGCATCGTTATTTACCTATGACTGAGCAGGATCAACGAGAAATGCTAGATGTTATTGGCATTTCTTCAATTGATGAATTGTTTGCAGACATTCCAGAAAAAGTTCGTTTTAAAGGTGAGTACAATATTAAACCTGCGAAAGCTGAATCTGCCTTGTTAAAAGAGTTGGGTCAGCTTGCGTCGAAAAATGCAGACAGTAAACAATATGCATCTTTTTTAGGTGCTGGTGTTTATGATCATTTCAAACCTATTATTGTTGATCATGTTATCTCTAGATCTGAATTTTACACTGCTTACACTCCTTATCAACCAGAGATTTCCCAAGGGGAATTACAAGCTATCTTTGAATTCCAAACAATGATTTGTGAGCTGACGGGTATGGATATAGCAAATTCTTCTATGTATGATGGTGGTACGGCACTAGCTGAAGCTGGTAACTTGGCAGCAGGGCACACTCGCCGTAAAAAGTTAATCGTTTCTGAGGCAGTACATCCTGAATATGTCGATGTTGTGAAAATGTATGCAAAAGGACAAAATGTTCAAGTAATTACTGTACCAACAAAAGATGGGGTAACTGATTTAGCGAAACTAGAAGAATTAGTGGATGAAGAAACTGCGGCTGTTTTAGTTCAGTATCCAAATTTCTTCGGTCAAATTGAGGATTTGGCGAAAGTGGAGCAATTGACTCATGCGCAAAAAGCATTATTCGTTGTTTCTGCAAACCCGCTTGCACTTGGTGTATTAACACCTCCGGGTAAATTTGGAGCAGATATTACAGTAGGAGATGCACAAGTCTTTGGAATTTCCGAAGCGTTCGGTGGGCCTCACTGTGGATTCTTTGCAGTAAACTCTAAGCTTATGCGTAAAGTTCCAGGTCGTTTAGTAGGTGAAACTACGGATGAGGAAGGGCGTCGTGGGTATGTATTAACTTTACAAGCTCGTGAACAGCATATCCGTCGCGATAAAGCTACTTCAAACATCTGTTCAAATCAGGCATTAAATGCACTTGCGGCTTCAGTAGCAATGACTGCACTTGGTAAAAATGGTGTAAAAGAAATGGCCACTCAAAATATCGTGAAAACACATTATGCAAAACAATCCTTTGAAAAAGCAGGATTTGAAGTGCCATATCAAGGGGCTCATTTTAACGAAATCGTTGTAAAAGTAAACGGTTCAATTGCAGATGCTAATAAGGGACTTCTTGAAAAAGGAATTATCGGTGGTTTTGACTTAGGTCGCGTCAATACGGATCTTAAAAATCATGTATTAATTGCTGTAACAGAACAGCGTACAAAAGAGGAAATAGATGCACTCGTGCAAGAAATGGGGGCTCTTTATGCATAA
- the comGC gene encoding competence type IV pilus major pilin ComGC: MKKLLKNDRGFTLVEMMIVLLIISVLILISIPNVTKHSANIDEKSCQAFVKMVEGQVAAYKIEHKTIPTLVELETGGYLPGENTICPNGESVTIDPATGKVTSG; encoded by the coding sequence ATGAAAAAATTATTGAAAAATGACCGTGGTTTTACTCTGGTGGAAATGATGATTGTTTTGCTTATTATATCTGTGTTGATTCTTATATCAATCCCCAATGTAACAAAGCATTCTGCGAATATTGATGAAAAAAGCTGTCAAGCATTTGTGAAAATGGTTGAAGGTCAAGTCGCGGCATATAAAATTGAACATAAAACAATACCAACATTGGTAGAACTTGAGACAGGAGGCTATTTGCCTGGTGAAAACACAATATGTCCTAATGGGGAGTCTGTTACGATAGATCCTGCTACTGGAAAAGTGACTAGTGGATAA
- a CDS encoding MBL fold metallo-hydrolase: protein MLNVRTYPLGYIQTNCYIVSNSTKQCLIFDPGGEGEKLISELHRLKLKPLAILLTHAHFDHIGAVEQVRESFDIPVYIHSSEKKWLGDPSKNGSSKYSEIPSIICNEADFLLNSESELELGEFHMKLLHTPGHSPGSLTYYFKQEEFAIVGDTLFQNSVGRTDLPGGNQSELMKAIHTKLLTLPEETLVYPGHGPSTTIEAEMESNPFLNGF, encoded by the coding sequence ATGTTAAACGTTCGAACTTATCCATTAGGTTATATTCAAACAAATTGTTATATTGTTTCAAATTCTACAAAGCAATGCCTAATCTTTGATCCAGGAGGAGAAGGAGAGAAATTAATTAGCGAGCTTCATCGTTTGAAGCTGAAACCGTTAGCTATTTTATTGACTCATGCACATTTTGACCATATTGGAGCTGTAGAACAAGTGAGGGAAAGTTTTGATATTCCAGTGTATATCCATTCATCAGAGAAAAAATGGTTGGGGGATCCTTCAAAAAATGGCTCATCCAAATATTCAGAAATACCATCAATAATTTGTAATGAGGCAGATTTTTTATTAAATAGTGAGTCGGAGTTGGAACTTGGTGAATTTCACATGAAGCTCTTACATACACCTGGACATTCGCCTGGTAGTTTAACCTATTATTTTAAACAAGAAGAATTTGCAATTGTAGGAGACACACTTTTTCAAAACAGTGTCGGACGGACAGATCTTCCCGGAGGCAACCAGTCCGAACTTATGAAAGCCATTCATACAAAACTTTTAACGTTGCCTGAAGAAACGCTTGTTTACCCGGGTCATGGTCCTTCGACAACAATAGAAGCAGAAATGGAGTCGAATCCGTTCTTAAATGGATTTTAA
- the comGD gene encoding competence type IV pilus minor pilin ComGD: MTKFKWNEKGFTMIEMLLVLSIVMVVSSSVLFITSTKMKDMEEDRFFRQLHLDILRLQAISIGENRYTYLNFPNNRTQYKAESAGIVWFENDLPKNMRLSNESTLKVITFHPNGNIYSFGSLLFETDRGEKGITLYIGRGVINYEK; this comes from the coding sequence ATGACTAAATTTAAGTGGAACGAGAAGGGATTTACAATGATTGAGATGTTACTTGTTTTATCGATTGTAATGGTCGTATCTTCTTCTGTTCTATTTATAACTTCTACAAAAATGAAGGATATGGAGGAAGATAGATTTTTTCGGCAACTACATTTAGACATTTTGAGACTTCAAGCTATCTCTATAGGTGAAAATAGGTATACTTATTTAAATTTCCCTAACAACCGAACGCAATATAAGGCAGAATCAGCAGGTATTGTCTGGTTCGAAAACGATTTGCCAAAGAATATGCGATTAAGTAATGAAAGTACTTTAAAAGTCATTACATTTCATCCAAATGGTAATATATACAGTTTTGGAAGCTTATTGTTTGAAACTGATAGAGGAGAGAAGGGAATTACACTTTATATAGGTAGAGGTGTGATAAATTATGAAAAATAG
- the comGB gene encoding competence type IV pilus assembly protein ComGB produces MKKVKVYLDRKHQTIPSNMHASFLSRLSDLLMEGYTFHESVTMLLPFHVKDSKTVSKRITDVQRNGLAVVDVFKLLGFPSRLLLPLNLASVHGQLQQTIAVLSVNTAFFEGAKKRLNNLLMYPVFLFMILFLLFTMFRIYFLPNMESLIGSKGNESSDNSLTWTGYLLQMPNIFFVTAIISSCLFILLYILLKKLPIEKQHLIYLKLPIVRSWYRLLLTRVFAREMGGLMESGMSLQQSLEALMSQQEHKVLQFIGKQMKSKVVHGESFSQAVFLIDSFTTELFHFVVHGENSGYLGRELSLYNEFLSQEIERKLSLYISIVQPTLFLILAVFIIGAYLAILLPIYNMINIV; encoded by the coding sequence TTGAAAAAGGTTAAAGTTTATTTGGATAGGAAGCATCAAACAATTCCATCCAATATGCATGCCTCATTTTTGAGTAGACTAAGTGATCTCTTGATGGAAGGATATACATTTCACGAATCGGTCACTATGTTATTACCTTTTCATGTGAAAGATTCAAAGACAGTTAGTAAACGTATAACTGATGTACAACGAAATGGATTAGCCGTAGTTGATGTATTTAAATTATTAGGGTTTCCAAGTAGATTATTGTTGCCATTGAATCTTGCCTCAGTTCATGGTCAATTACAACAAACAATTGCTGTATTGAGTGTGAATACTGCGTTTTTTGAAGGTGCAAAAAAACGTTTAAATAACTTATTGATGTATCCGGTATTTTTATTTATGATACTTTTTTTGTTGTTTACGATGTTTAGAATTTACTTTTTACCAAATATGGAATCTTTAATTGGTTCTAAAGGAAATGAGTCATCGGACAATTCCTTGACTTGGACAGGTTATCTTTTGCAGATGCCCAATATATTTTTCGTCACTGCGATTATTAGTTCCTGTCTATTTATATTGTTGTATATATTACTTAAAAAGCTCCCCATAGAGAAGCAACACTTGATTTATTTAAAATTGCCTATAGTGAGAAGTTGGTATCGTTTGCTACTTACAAGAGTATTTGCAAGAGAGATGGGTGGACTCATGGAGAGCGGTATGTCATTACAACAATCATTGGAGGCATTAATGTCTCAACAGGAACATAAGGTGCTCCAGTTTATCGGAAAACAAATGAAAAGCAAAGTTGTACATGGTGAATCGTTTTCACAGGCTGTTTTCCTCATAGACTCTTTTACAACAGAATTATTCCATTTTGTTGTGCACGGTGAAAATAGTGGTTATTTAGGCAGGGAGCTCTCTCTCTACAATGAGTTTCTTAGCCAAGAAATTGAAAGGAAGCTTTCACTTTATATAAGTATAGTTCAACCAACCTTATTTTTAATCTTAGCGGTTTTTATCATTGGTGCTTATTTGGCGATATTATTGCCTATTTATAACATGATTAACATTGTGTAA